A stretch of Fusarium poae strain DAOMC 252244 chromosome 2, whole genome shotgun sequence DNA encodes these proteins:
- a CDS encoding hypothetical protein (SECRETED:SignalP(1-19)~MEROPS:MER0001944), protein MGLKTLLFRAFGLVALTNASTIDQRSNKPANTQYYNSKTSQYYIEPKGIPEISFDVGESYAGQIPVDLKKTGSKDPKFFYWFFPTVNPAGKDDVVIWFNGGPGCSSLEGFIQENGPFKWQYGTYKPVPNAWSWHKLANVIWVEYPIGTGFSTGHVTAHNNTQTADEFVKWWKNFVDTFSLQGKKLYVTGESYAGVYVPYVGAAMLDKKDKEYYDVQGALYYDPVMPYADELHLDKAAFPAFFRHWESVFAIPNKNKKILDNDNEKCGLDKYREAHLTYPPPSKPWKAVQTKGCDITSHFDEIIPVINPCFNVYHVQDTCPVLWDILGFPSVEYNPPGATIYFNIPEVRKAIHAPAAPKNWTSCSGPVFINDDPHYDPAEHEKKFQTLVEKTNNVIIGSGMADYIITSNTTALAVQGLTWNGKQGFQKAPSEEFVVPIINNTALNTENWAGGSVQAVRVNPRDRLTTLPSKLRTMAEAQSMETDGVPLSNAENINDETHDMDGLTLRVWHFNSADREQRREREKQQEEFDDRQLRRHLCGETPEELPQYLHPLDAKDTLDVQEAILNSVGSINLAESIHDHFGDDDLPPISRTGLEILQEHLELFHPIVDHEAILIDIGSQLAPLHTCISGMINHSREGMPLSTIRVEECYLDSETPDGKFVLSRGILHAQKISDFDDDAVPDANVIMNLWDHRAGVISAFDRRTARMLDNQKPPFFGSKSELTSRFSDPAHALSMTHSRNDDAEGSGSGQQTVDHIKELLKITHNGGLHYIYHCIMDDFGLMAENYRERLVLWLAYKCPTMIRVLQLLEKHVRQDGNRVLLMVDTLWIQNVVTSLLVHYGYVAVTTRASDDATACQGIMNQWNDPDSDLDVFVGNVSTMSAAINLHWTCHVGIFLNWHIDPDIMEQHFQRLHGPGQNEAVEWILLKQANSYQDNVERLVVQKWLVTATSKYDLPEWMDHEILEICLCEIMKSRWHQPFNRYAWVVEHEFSKSEMNYHGDQTVILGHVFSMLARLFFTAHGKSEQEFYKRNVGAFVEVAKLMSNPGSLDTLCWIRQFKTIQEATDFLRVNDETFAAQMAKNIRPAVRSVKWEMKKGKKSEVLFARNARLRVAVRARQAKATGRKRKRSPTDEASIVSQVTYQVDSQSSDEDDDLSDW, encoded by the exons ATGGGCTTGAAAACATTGCTTTTCAGAGCTTTTGGCCTTGTCGCTCTGACAAATGCCTCTACTATTGACCAACGATCTAATAAGCCAGCCAACACTCAGTACTACAACTCAAAGACCTCTC AATACTATATTGAGCCAAAGGGCATCCCCGAGATTTCGTTTGATGTCGGTGAGAGCTATGCTGGACAGATCCCAGTCGATTTGAAAAAGACCGGCTCCAAAGACCCAAAGTTCTTCTACTGGTTCTTTCCAACTGTCAACCCAGCTGGCAAGGATGATGTTGTCATTTGGTTCAATGGTGGTCCAGGATGCTCGTCTTTAGAAG GCTTCATACAAGAGAATGGTCCTTTCAAATGGCAGTACGGAACATACAAGCCTGTCCCCAATGCATGGTCATGGCATAAACTAGCTAATGTCATTTG GGTCGAATATCCCATTGGCACAGGCTTTTCGACTGGTCATGTTACAGCCCACAACAATACCCAGACAGCAGACGAATTCGTCAAATGGTGGAAGAATTTCGTCGACACTTTCAGCCTCCAAGGCAAGAAACTTTACGTGACTGGCGAATCCTACGCTGGTGTCTATGTTCCCTATGTCGGCGCTGCAATGCTTGACAAGAAAGACAAGGAGTATTACGATGTTCAAGGCGCCTTGTACTATGATCCTGTCATGCCGTACGCCGACGAGCTTCACCTCGATAAGGCAGCTTTTCCAGCATTCTTCAGACATTGGGAAAGTGTCTTTGCGATTcccaacaagaacaagaagatccTTGACAATGATAACGAGAAATGTGGGCTGGACAAGTACCGCGAAGCGCATTTGACGTATCCTCCTCCATCAAAACCGTGGAAGGCTGTTCAGACCAAGGGTTGTGACATTACTTCTCACTTTGACGAGATCATCCCCGTAATCAACCCATGCTTCAATGTCTATCACGTCCAGGACACCTGTCCCGTGCTATGGGATATCCTTGGGTTTCCATCAGTCGAGTATAATCCCCCGGGTGCAACAATCTACTTCAACATCCCTGAAGTGCGAAAGGCTATTCATGCCCCTGCTGCACCCAAGAACTGGACATCCTGTTCTGGTCCCGTCTTCATCAATGACGACCCACACTATGACCCAGCCGAACACGAGAAGAAATTCCAAACTCTCGTTGAGAAGACCAACAATGTCATCATCGGCTCTGGCATGGCAGACTacatcatcacatccaaCACGACAGCTTTGGCGGTACAGGGACTCACATGGAATGGCAAGCAAGGATTTCAAAAGGCACCGAGCGAAGAGTTTGTTGTGCCTATTATCAACAACACTGCGTTGAATACTGAGAACTGGGCTGGTGGCAGTGTACAAG CTGTTCGCGTCAACCCAAGAGACCGTCTAACAACACTGCCTTCGAAG CTTAGGACGATGGCCGAGGCCCAGAGCATGGAGACTGACGGAGTCCCTCTCAGCAATGCCGAGAATATCAACGACGAGACGCACGACATGGATGG CCTTACTCTGAGAGTTTGGCATTTCAACAGCGCAGATAGGGAGCAAAGAAGGGAGAGGGAGAAACAGCAGGAGGAATTTGACGATCGACAATTGCGACGACACCTATGTGGCGAGACGCCGGAAGAGTTACCCCAATACCTGCATCCCTTGGATGCCAAAGACACCCTCGATGTTCAAGAAGCTATCTTGAACAGCGTGGGCTCTATCAACCTCGCCGAAAGCATCCATGATCATTTTGGCGATGACGACCTCCCCCCTATATCAAGGACAGGACTAGAGATCCTCCAGGAGCATTTGGAACTCTTTCATCCGATCGTTGACCATGAGGCAATCTTGATCGATATTGGCTCTCAATTGGCTCCACTGCACACTTGTATCAGTGGTATGATCAATCACTCTCGAGAAGGCATGCCGCTGTCGACTATTCGAGTGGAGGAGTGTTACTTGGACAGCGAAACCCCCGATGGCAAATTTGTGCTGAGCCGAGGCATCTTGCATGCACAGAAGATTTCCGATTTCGACGACGATGCGGTTCCTGATGCCAATGTCATCATGAACCTTTGGGATCATCGAGCTGGCGTCATCTCGGCATTTGATCGCCGCACGGCCAGGATGCTAGACAATCAGAAGCCCCCATTCTTTGGGAGTAAGTCGGAACTCACGTCACGGTTTTCCGATCCGGCGCATGCACTCTCCATGACACACAGCAGAAACGACGATGCTGAGGGTTCTGGGTCTGGTCAGCAGACCGTCGACCACATCAAGGAGCTACTAAAGATCACGCACAACGGGGGACTTCACTACATCTACCACTGTATCATGGACGACTTTGGCTTGATGGCCGAAAACTACCGGGAAAGATTAGTCTTGTGGCTAGCTTACAAATGTCCCACTATGATTCGGGTCCTACAGCTTTTGGAGAAACATGTGCGTCAGGACGGAAATCGTGTTCTGCTCATGGTGGATACACTTTGGATACAAAA TGTTGTCACGTCTCTTCTGGTACACTATGGCTATGTTGCAGTCACCACCCGAGCATCAGACGATGCTACCGCCTGCCAAGGCATTATGAACCAGTGGAACGACCCGGATTCGGACCTTGACGTTTTTGTCGGCAACGTCAGTACGATGAGTGCGGCAATCAACCTGCATTGGACATGCCATGTGGGAATATTCCTGAACTGGCATATTGACCCTGACATTATGGAGCAGCATTTCCAAAGACTCCATGGACCTGGCCAGAACGAGGCGGTCGAATGGATTTTGCTGAAGCAGGCCAACTCGTACCAAGACAATGTCGAGCGTCTTGTGGTACAGAAGTGGCTAGTCACTGCAACCTCGAAGTATGATCTCCCCGAGTGGATGGATCATGAGATCCTGGAAATCTGCCTCTGCGAGATAATGAAGTCTCGCTGGCACCAGCCCTTCAACAGGTACGCCTGGGTAGTGGAGCATGAGTTCTCTAAGTCTGAGATGAACTACCATGGAGATCAAACTGTCATCCTTGGACACGTTTTTTCGATGCTTGCACGGCTCTTTTTCACTGCACATGGTAAATCGGAGCAGGAATTTTACAAAAGAAATGTCGGCGCTTTTGTTGAGGTGGCGAAGTTAATGTCGAACCCCGGAAGCTTGGACACCCTGTGCTGGATTCGCCAGTTCAAGACAATCCAAGAAGCTACAGATTTCCTCCGGGTCAATGATGAGACGTTTGCAGCTCAGATGGCTAAGAACATTAGACCTGCTGTCAGGTCCGTCAAGTGGGAAatgaagaaaggaaagaagagtgaGGTCTTGTTTGCTCGCAATGCCAGGCTCCGCGTTGCAGTCAGGGCCCGCCAGGCGAAGGCCACGGGGCGGAAGCGTAAGCGGTCTCCCACGGACGAGGCTAGTATAGTCTCCCAGGTTACCTACCAAGTAGACAGTCAGTCGagtgacgaagacgacgattTATCGGATTGGTAG